In Topomyia yanbarensis strain Yona2022 chromosome 2, ASM3024719v1, whole genome shotgun sequence, one DNA window encodes the following:
- the LOC131681758 gene encoding shematrin-like protein 1 has product MKVLALFTISAVCLAGAIPLDAVPASSAVAIEPSASRKTEKRGIGLGYGLTGFGYDAPLGYSAIGYHPGGYVAPVSATTTVIKAGYSGIPAAASAGYGGYGYHGFYPGYTTGYSTGYSGLGYGAIPAASGASYAKVVQPATTAYSKVIHTYPHYGSTVGSPALGYSGIGGYHGGYVY; this is encoded by the exons ATGAAAGTGCTG GCATTATTCACCATTTCCGCCGTTTGCCTGGCTGGTGCAATCCCGCTGGACGCGGTTCCGGCTTCGTCAGCCGTCGCCATTGAACCCAGCGCCAGCAGAAAAACTGAAAAGCGTGGTATCGGTCTGGGCTATGGACTGACCGGGTTCGGTTATGACGCCCCCCTCGGTTACTCGGCGATCGGTTATCATCCGGGCGGCTACGTTGCTCCAGTTTCCGCCACTACCACTGTTATCAAGGCTGGATATTCAGGCATCCCGGCCGCCGCTAGTGCTG GTTATGGTGGATATGGTTACCATGGTTTCTATCCGGGCTACACTACCGGTTATAGCACCGGGTACAGTGGGCTTGGATATGGTGCCATTCCGGCCGCCAGTGGAGCTAGCTACGCGAAGGTTGTCCAGCCGGCTACCACGGCCTACAGTAAGGTGATCCATACCTACCCGCATTATGGATCAACGGTTGGTTCACCGGCTCTAGGTTACTCCGGAATCGGGGGATACCACGGAGGATACGTGTACTAA